A region of the Parasteatoda tepidariorum isolate YZ-2023 chromosome 7, CAS_Ptep_4.0, whole genome shotgun sequence genome:
aCAAAagtgaaacagaaaaaataaaaattgatcttaatgttctaaagaaaatttaaaagctaaacaTCTCAGTTTTCCAATTGACgtgttttcaagaaaaagtaaagtttaataGAAACCCATTTGATTGTCatgattaaaacttaaaagttttttgaaaaagaagtgGATAGAAGTCAAAACAgaaatcattcttaatttttaaattaaagatttaatgctaaaaatctcaatttaattttttcacgttgccatattttttgaaaaaagtgatCACAAATGaatgttcattaaaaatgctctttaaaGAATGTTGCCATAATGAAgacaaagataaaaagaaaagttaataaaaaagaagaaaaaaatttctcttagttctgaaatataactttataatataatttaatgtaactgTATTGTTGATAATCACAGTCTTCTGCATTGCCGGTTATCTGTCTTACCATACAGGAAAAAAGTAACAATGAGAAAAGTAAGTCCATTAGAAATGATATAATTACTactgaaaaacaataaagcatataaattttttaaaaaaagtgtcagCTTTACAAACTCATGGTTCAGTAAGTAatctaattcattaaatttcacttttccaTTTGTCTTTCACCCTGTGGCAGAATCGTGCCGACACGTTGATATTGTAGTAGAACGTTAcggagttcttgcagaaagattttaatttttttttttttttttttttaaaacagtacaNttttttttttttttggaagtaaaatttttgaaagttttatctttttttcaaaattataatcaaaagaCGTCTTTTTCGCGCATCTGAGTGGGAAAAAATGcttgtgatttttctattttcgttttaaaatactgaaaaataaggaataatgaAGTAAGATTTAGTTTTCTTCTCTGCAAAAATTTtcgttctaattttttttatgcaattattactattgatttttacatggtttttaaaatccgttatttttaatacgatataatttattgcagCAACTGAATCTCGAAATGAAAACACCCATTTAGAAACTCTTTTTTGATGAGTCTGATTTGCTTGGTTTCGACATCGATCTTTTTTTCTCGGTAGTTAACTTCTActgatttcaggattttttaaatttttttttttatgtgatgatgatttacaaaatgcgaaaaagGAAATAGTGTGTTTTCCCCCtacaaaatgcaagaatatcaaccataatattagaataaaaattattacatgtttaattaaattattttatttgatccaaaaagtttttttttttttttttaagttaaatcttttgttattttaatttagtaacttgtatctttgttatttttaaaagtatcttgcagaaagatagtATTAGAAAGGTATGTCACAGGATGCCCAAATGAATTCTACCACAGGGGCTTTCagaacataattaatttaatgaaaacttaacAAGTacgtttaaaaacaatttctaataatgaatagtaaaaaaaaaaaaaaaatgatttttagataattctttattaaatctatttgaatttctccccccaaaaaaaacttCGTCGAAAAACActtttccaaataatattttaccaaGTATTCGGCCTACCGGATATTCGTTACATCCCTATTTTAAGCTTGTATctcatgctttgaaatttaccatacaagaaaaaattgttaatattatgtgtaagttaaataaaatactgtttttaatgattaaagcgcatattttttttaagtttccatGCTTTCTGGAAAACCAACATTCAATCTCAATTACCCTGAATCTTGGAATGACTGAATATATTGTACATACACCTTCTTTATATAATTtccttgaataaaaaatacacttttatgaccggtttcttgaaaataataaaattgttaagagGTTATCATAGCAGAATTGGAGCACAATATACTCTTTATTTTAccagctttttttaaatctcaatgATATGACCTAttcatttaagataattttgcaGTTAATATTCAGTTCTGTACTACTTTTTCTAATTGCAAGTGTGGCTAATAAGTAATGTTAAAGgtcatcttattttttttctactgataatgatcaaaattaaattaaaaaagaaaagctacTGAGTTGGGAAGAGTATTGGGTGTTTTCCTGAAAGGgttgtttttttatgtaatatctATATCGcagagtttaaataaaataaaattactttattagaattgagaaaattttttggctagttcttttttaataaaaattatatgaagctgtataatgattttatttgtttgtaagctttttaaaataaattttatgtttattttattattaacgctATATGCtgttattgatttaataataaagtcaTTTCATTATCTTCCAGATATGTATTTATCCCTCATCctcaccccccccccccaaaaaaatgcccaattaaacctttaaaaaataccacctgggttaaacttctttaaaaagatagttttttcAACCCCTGATACATTCCGATATTTCtggtcaaattttaaacattcaaaatgtGACAAAAATCTATACAGTTGTGGTAACTTATCACAATCCCTGATTTAACAAGATTCCGGGTTTAATTGGAAActttaaagagttttatttatattacaaaacctgcataaaacttttcttattacAAGCATGACtcagatttattgatttttattaagttcaaaGCAATTATTTGTATCTCTTTGGGGGGAAATATGTAACAAGTTAGTGGGATAAATAACCACgtgaaattattatgtttaaattttgtccaaatgtaattaagaactttaactgtgaaaataattaaaaagaccATACCAaccctataaaaaatttaagatcttttaattgaattatatttaatttttatgtaacaatatGTTTGACTGATTCCATGTTAAATactcttttagaaaatgaagtaaaagtGTTCTATTTTGAAAAGACACTTGGGTTTTTGAGCACCGGCTATTTTCCTGTCCTGATTATGACTGGACCGGATCCATTCATAATTGTCAATTTTACAGTTAGATTTCCAGACATTTTTGTACTAGATTATGCTGTACCTGAAATACTCCTTTCATAAAGCTGTATCagttaaatttgtaaaagataTTCCCAATCAATCGGGGATTATTTTAtatctgtcgttgaacagccgacccaatttttgggtttacgactgctgatgttcaactctgtagccttgtaattttgaatcaatcccgaagacaaggaaactcctggatcagtacccccagaggtattgatttgttatgggaacatggaggactttgcgactcgacagatttaacatgcattattcaccatttactacacggggagtctttggatggcggggatcaaacccacgaactcttgaacattggcccagtgccctaccaaccaggctatcccggcctcaaTTGGCGGTTAGTGAGCAGGGTTGGACCACTCtagtaaacataaaattatagatGTGTCCtgcattatacattttattttgcatttcattaAACATGCCATGTgtgttatgtttattatttttacttaccaattatatatatgttttatttaagataCAAGAAACATCACATAACTCTGTGCCCACACAGATTGATAATCAAGTTTTACCTGAAGAGAGTTCTACCAATTCTCTTGACGAATCAATAACTGATTTACCTAGTAGTAAAAGCATAAGTAGAGAAAAAGTTGCTGATAATCATCTTGCTCAAGCTGAAACTTCATCAGAAGATTCTCAACCACTAGCTAAAGTGCCAAAGCTTGCTAACTCACAATCTACTGATGGCTCTTGGGATGTTAGCCCATCCACGCCTAGCAGTACAGAGTGGCATGTTCCCAATTCCAATTCATCATCAGCTTCAGAAGGATCTGGGGAAAATAAAACAACGGGGACAAATCCAGAAATCACTCAGGAAATTGCTCAAGGTAATTCTGAATCCTCTAATGAAAGTAATTCAGAATCTAAGCTTACAAGTGAAGATAAATTGCCTTTGAAAGAATCAGTTGAATCTAAGATACCTGTTGAAAATTCAGTTGTTACTGTGACTGAAGGTAAAAATGTGGAAGTGAGCTCTGATGATACAACTGCCAATGGCAATTGCATTCTACAAAACGATGTCGAAGTATCAACAGCGGATTCAAATTCAACTGCTGTTCCCAAAGTAGCAGCTGCGGATTCGGCAACTTCACCTGATAGTGGTGGCATCGGAGATACTGGAAGTTCTGATGGTCCAGTATCGGATGAATTTTGGCAAAAACAAAATCCTGTCGtagataacattttaattactgatGTCACTACAGATTATACCGTAACTTTTCGAGAATGTGACACTGAAAGtggattttttaaagatagGCCTGAATCAGAATGTAAAAATGGTACTTCTAATGAAAGTAATGGCCAAACagcataatattttagttagttTATATTAATCTCAATTGCAAGTATACCTCAGTTTAAAGCAAATGTTTGatgataaacattatttaatctttatataCTCTTAGATTTGTGTGCATGAGTTTTTAATCAATGTTATACAAACTTATTAatatatgtttcatttatttagttgattctttattgttattGCTAATATCATTCATTgcgtttttaacatttttaaacggCCATAacggttttattttatttgttaaaatatccaCAGTCTGTGGTTAAACAGTATAAAgctcaatgaattttattaaccTCAATTAGGAGTTTAcaccattaaaaagaaaatctcgaACTATAAGTATACATTTAGATTTAGTATGcgtaagtttttaataaatgttgtacaattttataagaatatagtgcatttatttagttattttttactgttattttagttcatattatttaatgctttaaatttaaacaattttaactactaCTTCAGTAATTATGTTCAATTGTTGTAATAACGTTATTTAACCTTTATATACATATAGATTTATATTCAGAATTTTCAgtaattgatttcaaatttattaatcacttaaatatttatatatatattttatttttgtagttaggATGAAtcaattcatcaaaattaaaaaaaatttgttacctcaacagtatttgttttattgattattatttggccacatagtataatattttatttatcacaattattagtttatctctgtttcaaaaatagaaacttttaaaaatattcattatttgaatttgatgtaaataaatgtttttaggcTTGTATGTgcctatttttaataaatattttactttttaaatacatgatgagtgtatttaatttcttattactaTAATCATAGtagatgtaataaaatatttttaaaaaatgtgaaattttaattaaattagccaaatttgttaattttttttttttaaatatttcttgtaattgttattatttgccTTGTCATAGAATCATTACTGTGCTCTcatatatttgtttacaaatgaTCTGTCATCATAGTTATGCATTGATACTAAAtattctgtaaataaattatattcatgatAATtctgtttctattttatttattttttctttctttaaatttcattgtagACTTCACTaagatacaaattttattactaaagtGTAATTAACtttgagagaattttttttttttcaaaaataatagttttttctctCCTAAATTTAGTCTACATTTCATTGTTTTAGATCCTTCATTAAGGAGTTCTGTTTTCATGAATTTTGATCTTGTCTCTATGTaactcaaaactattttaatatacttgcttgaattaacttttctttctctttaagaatattacaattttaattttaaaaaatgttgttaaaactTAGATGTAATCAGTTGAAATGTAATCAATCATATCTAGAGTATTTTTAACctattggtaaaataaaaaatttcaacattatcaTTTTTGATCTAAActgttatactatttttaacataaatgtgCAACGTTCAAAGAAAAAACTATCTTAAATAaatctggcaattttttaaataagaatttttatggtGATACTTTGAAAGTACAAAGGTAACCAGATGATATTTGAAGTAACTGATCAATTGTTTTGCATTCGGGTGagattttggagaaatttttccTCAATATACAATTTGTTGGATAACAAGAAGGAAAACTGGTTTTTCAACAGGATAAAGCGATCAGTGAAAAGACTTCTTTAGATGTTGCAAACCATAAATCAGTTAAAGATTCAgaatagttttgtt
Encoded here:
- the LOC107449739 gene encoding polycomb group protein Pc, with the protein product MELSSVGERVFDAEYIQKKRIRRGKVEYLVKWKGWSSRYNTWEPEENILDVRLFEAFETSQSKEHTPAKRGPKGKRKHSIQETSHNSVPTQIDNQVLPEESSTNSLDESITDLPSSKSISREKVADNHLAQAETSSEDSQPLAKVPKLANSQSTDGSWDVSPSTPSSTEWHVPNSNSSSASEGSGENKTTGTNPEITQEIAQGNSESSNESNSESKLTSEDKLPLKESVESKIPVENSVVTVTEGKNVEVSSDDTTANGNCILQNDVEVSTADSNSTAVPKVAAADSATSPDSGGIGDTGSSDGPVSDEFWQKQNPVVDNILITDVTTDYTVTFRECDTESGFFKDRPESECKNGTSNESNGQTA